GGATATAGACATACTTCCCTACATTCGTGATTTCCCGGTCGAGGGTCACCATTTCTTTCCCCTTGATCGCTTCACGCATCAGATCGCCCAGCATTTTGGACAGCTTGCCGACGTCGGGAGCTCCCTGGATGCGCGCCAGCCAATTCATCGTTTCGAGCGTGTTGAACAGAAAATGAGGGTTGATTTGCAGCATGAGGGTTTTTAATTGGGAGCGCTGCTTCAGCAGCTCTTCCTGGTAAACCTGATTGATGAGGTAGCTGATCCGCATGATCATGCGGTTGAAGTTGCGGCTTAAAATGCCGATTTCGTTGCGGGAATTGTAGTGGAAGCTGACGTCGAGACGGCCCCGTTCGACGTTCTTCATCATGGCCGACAGCTGCCGGATCGGTCTTGAAATGCTGTTCGACGTGTAATAGGCCAGCATAATCGCAAGCACGAACACCGACAGAAAAATAACGAGCATCCATTTTTTCAGGATCGTCGACTGAAGCGAGTAGTTCTCGGCGGGAATGACGCTGACAAGCTTCCAGCCCGTATCTTTGATTTGACGGTAGACGATGATTAGCCTGCGGCCGTCGACCGTTTCGGCGAAGCTCCCCTGCCCGCCTCCCTTTATGATCCGATTCCGGGAAGGTAAGCCCGGCCGAATCTCGCCTTTCTCCTCATGGCCGCCCGAAATCGTTTGCCCGTTCTGATCGATGATGAACAGCTGTCCCGGAATATGCTTGTAATCGTCGTACAGGGCGTTTCGCTTGTAATCCAGAATAAAATAACCGATCTTCTTCAGGTTATCGACATCGTAAATCGAGCTTCCGCCCACGAGGAGAAGCGGGTCATGCACCGGGTTCACCCAGATCAGATTGCCCTTATTGTTCATAATCCGGTCCCAATCCGCCATATTCAGCGGGGGCGAAAACGGCTTGTCTCCCGTTTGAAACACGTCCCCATGCAAGGAAACGAGATGCACGGCTTCGATATCTTCGCGGTCGATGACCGCAGCGTACAAAATTTGGCTCACCTGATTGGCAAGCGTCAAATAATCGACCATGGACAGCTGCCCCGTATTAGCCTGCACCAGCGCCCGCCGCACCTCCGGATTCGTAAAAATCGCGTAATACAGCCGGTTGATCTCGCGCAGATTCAGCTCGATATTTTTGCTGACCTCGCTCAGCAGATCCGACGTATAATCGTTCGTTTTCTCCTGGATGAGCGCGTTCGATTTCTGGTAGGTCAGCGTGCCGATCAGGGCAAGCGGAATGAAATTGAGCAGCAGAAAGGCGATAAAGAGCTTATGGCGAATGCTGAGATCGGCGCTGAGCTTCTTCAGCTTCGCCGCGAGGATCGTCTCGCGCATCAGAATTCCTCCGTTTCCGCCTGTCCCGTCGACAACCGCTGGCGGAATCCGTGCGGCGTGACGCCGTAACGTTTTTTGAACATTTGGCCGAAATACCGGGCATCGCGGAAGCCGACACGTTCCGCAATTTCATAGACCTTGATGGACGGATCGGCCAGCAGGGCGGCTGCCTTCTGCATCCGGATGCGAGCCAGCACATTCACGAAATTGTCGCCGGTTTCCTTCTTAAACAAACGAGTCAAATAATCGGGGTGAAAATGATACCGCTGCGAAAATTGCTGGAGCGTAAGCTCCTCCATATAGCCGGTTTCCATCTCCTGCAGGATGCTCCCGATCACGCTGTTGCCGCAGCCGGAAACGCTGTCCTTCATCACCTTGCCCTCCAGCATGAACTGATATTCCTCCAGCCGGTGGCGCATATGCTCGTGATCCTTCTTCCGTTCCCGTTCGCTCTCGATGGACTGCTTCGCTTTCCGGCACTCGTGCATGATTTCATCCGGGTCGGTCGGCTTCAGCACGAAGCCGGAAGCGCCAAGCTGAATCGCCTTCAAGGCATAATCCAGCTCATGGTAAGCGGTAATAAAAATAACCTTCAGCTGCGGAAATTCATGCCTGGCGTTTTCGATTAATTCAAGGCCGTCCATGAAGGGCATCCGGATATCGGTCAATAAAATATCCGATCCGCTGACGCGGACGAGCTCAAGCGCCTCGAGCCCGTTGTCGGCCACTCCCGCCAAAACGAACCCTTCCTCCTCCCACGGAAGAATCGATAAACCTTGTCTGGTGATCGGCTCGTCGTCGGCAATAATAATGCTGATCACGTCATGGCCCCCTTTTTCGCGAAAATAGTCGTCTAAAGGATCCGGCAGTCTCTTTCGTAAGCGTTTTCAAAAATTTGAAGCTTGTTTACAACTACTATGACTAGTATGTACCCTCATAGTACTTCGGAGCTCCGTGTTTCTTCAACCGGGCCGATCAAATAATTGGCACTCCTTCCACAAAAGAAAGTGAAGCAGCTGCCGCGGCACGCTGCTCCACATGTTCATTTTCGGGGTTAAGCCGAGTCACTTCACGGACCGTACAAGCCGTCCCTGATCGTAGAGGTAATCGACCGAGGTGCATCCCCTGCTGCGCAAGCGTTTTCCGCTCTTCGTCTCCCTGATGCGCCGCATGCCCGATCACTTGCAGAAGCTCTTGAAGCACCGCCCGAACTTCTCCCTCTTTCAGCTCGTTCATTTCGCGTTGAATCGCGTTCAACCATTTCCCCTCCTTGTGATGTTCACTTGAATGATTTTTATCATAATTGTAAATATTTTACAATAAAGCATTTTAAATGACAACCTATTCCAAAGAGGAGTTTTCATCGTTCATACGGAATGATTATACTGGCTTTGCTTGACTGGTTGGAAAATGAATGCGGAGGGAATGGTGCCAATGAACGGATTCATCCGGGCTGTAAAAAATGCAGAGCTTGCCGTCGTCAAGGAAATGCTCCAAAAAGATGCCAAATGGATCGGCTGGTCGGAGAAAGACGGAAAAAATGCACTTCATTATTTGTGCGGTTTGGAGCGGACTTCAATAAAGCAAATAAAGAGGGCATTTCCCCTAAGAAATGGGCCGAAATGAACGGCAGGAAAAAAGCGCTGCGCCTTTTTTCGAACGAATAGGGAGAGAAGCCTATCTCAGCGGTTCAAGCCGAGAAGAAAGTTACGCGTACCGAAATAGGCATCCTTCCACCCCATTTTGGCATAAAAACGAAGCCCGTCCATGCCTTTGAAATAATAGGCTCCCGTTAACCGCTCGTTGAAATTCGGGATCGCGATTCCCATCTGCTCCTGGTACTCTAGATAGGCTTGAACGACCCCCCGTCCCGCCATGTGACGGTCGAAAATGGCCAGATCGACGAGAAAATCGCCGTATGCACAGTTGCCGTCTATGATCCCGGTTATGCGCGTGCCGTCAGATAAAATATTCCATTGGTGAAAATCGCCGTGGATAAAGCCGCGATGAGGCTCATTGTAAGGTATGTAAGCCATTAAACGGCTGTAGCATTCGTCGAACACGTCTTTTTCCAGACACGTGCTTTGAAATAAGTCGTACCAGTTTTCCCAAAAGGTCCCGGTTTGGTCCTCCGCAAATGAGGCCGCCGCATATTCCTTCCAGGTCCGATAGGCTCCGCTGCCGTCGGGCCGGATCCACCCGTAGCCGCTTGTCGTTCCGACATCCACTTGGTTTAAATGCGTCAAAATCCGGATCAGCTCCGGAAGCCGGCGAATCTGCTGCTCCGCCGGAAAATCCGCCAGATTGCGGCCATCCATCCGTTCCATGATGGAATAGGCGAGGGGGCCGGTTTTCCCCTGCCCGACACACCGGGGGTACGGTATACCCGCCTGGCCTGACAGCAGATCCGAAATGTAACGTTCGGTCTGGTACGCCCCCTCCAGGTCGCTGAATTTAATGACGTATCCTTTCCCCTCATGGCTGAAGGAGAACACCAGGCTCAGGTTCCCTCCCGCGAGCGGGGTTATCGCTTCCGTTTTCGAACGGAAATGAGTCTTCAATACGCTCTCAACCTCGCTGATGGCCAAGCTTGGTTTTTCGTATGCCGTCATCGCCCGCACTCCCCTCGTTTATATAAAACTGTTCCATTGTTCGTTCAGATAAATCGGCTATGAATTACGGTATATGACGATTCTGCCGCATTCTCCGATCGTATGCCGGGTCGCCCGATTATAACTCCAAATCTCCGCTGTAAGCATGCTCGATAATCCGGCGGATATCGGCGGCTGTCGTCAGCCGGGGATTGATCAGGACATTGCCGCTGCGCATCGAATCCTCGACCATTTTGTCGAGCAGCTTCAGGTCGACCCCGAGCTCCCGGATGCTGGCCGGAATATTCAAGCTTCTGTTGAGCTGCGTTACAGCCTCGACCGCC
This genomic window from Paenibacillus humicola contains:
- a CDS encoding sensor histidine kinase; protein product: MRETILAAKLKKLSADLSIRHKLFIAFLLLNFIPLALIGTLTYQKSNALIQEKTNDYTSDLLSEVSKNIELNLREINRLYYAIFTNPEVRRALVQANTGQLSMVDYLTLANQVSQILYAAVIDREDIEAVHLVSLHGDVFQTGDKPFSPPLNMADWDRIMNNKGNLIWVNPVHDPLLLVGGSSIYDVDNLKKIGYFILDYKRNALYDDYKHIPGQLFIIDQNGQTISGGHEEKGEIRPGLPSRNRIIKGGGQGSFAETVDGRRLIIVYRQIKDTGWKLVSVIPAENYSLQSTILKKWMLVIFLSVFVLAIMLAYYTSNSISRPIRQLSAMMKNVERGRLDVSFHYNSRNEIGILSRNFNRMIMRISYLINQVYQEELLKQRSQLKTLMLQINPHFLFNTLETMNWLARIQGAPDVGKLSKMLGDLMREAIKGKEMVTLDREITNVGKYVYIQKYRYADRFDIDIDMHPDTLKTIVPPFILQPLIENAIVHGLNMKPGKGRVEIRGRFQGDDLVLTVSDDGPGIEPSRLSEIQSALSRLPDNFETGIGLMNVHQRIQLHYGKSYGLSVRSAPGSGTIVQITLPRDK
- a CDS encoding response regulator transcription factor encodes the protein MISIIIADDEPITRQGLSILPWEEEGFVLAGVADNGLEALELVRVSGSDILLTDIRMPFMDGLELIENARHEFPQLKVIFITAYHELDYALKAIQLGASGFVLKPTDPDEIMHECRKAKQSIESERERKKDHEHMRHRLEEYQFMLEGKVMKDSVSGCGNSVIGSILQEMETGYMEELTLQQFSQRYHFHPDYLTRLFKKETGDNFVNVLARIRMQKAAALLADPSIKVYEIAERVGFRDARYFGQMFKKRYGVTPHGFRQRLSTGQAETEEF
- a CDS encoding phosphotransferase family protein; translation: MTAYEKPSLAISEVESVLKTHFRSKTEAITPLAGGNLSLVFSFSHEGKGYVIKFSDLEGAYQTERYISDLLSGQAGIPYPRCVGQGKTGPLAYSIMERMDGRNLADFPAEQQIRRLPELIRILTHLNQVDVGTTSGYGWIRPDGSGAYRTWKEYAAASFAEDQTGTFWENWYDLFQSTCLEKDVFDECYSRLMAYIPYNEPHRGFIHGDFHQWNILSDGTRITGIIDGNCAYGDFLVDLAIFDRHMAGRGVVQAYLEYQEQMGIAIPNFNERLTGAYYFKGMDGLRFYAKMGWKDAYFGTRNFLLGLNR